One window from the genome of Bacillus tianshenii encodes:
- a CDS encoding SEC-C metal-binding domain-containing protein, translated as MEKIGRNERCPCGSGRKYKKCCLHKTISQSVVKSLNEAELSTLSAIKRFFTIEIPEAELPISAHNLTENMRQFVAARLEQILLELRKENKNAEHLQFLNSELYQLYLQGPSYASFRLKKLTYEGIIFERPTKTQAKDRLCKAELSLLKTVASANLSAFLAVPNESIDYEAMRVLTEFGYASLLHGFTDDDNISGGKMIVDATNTLVGWELLKDTDSTSTTVHTFPIRRETAPPLDFTTKVDWAHYQYLNKSSIHTLTTVHTQEAYIESSQLEPHCYCSLATSLLGVLEQELREVITLNEQWNTGARLLWRDLQDYLKYRTLPYISDNVPYLYEQLTEITTIRKQALYGERIDASEYSLIHDLAFSQGLLASLSKWKEHYYSNITAISV; from the coding sequence ATGGAAAAAATCGGACGTAATGAACGCTGCCCGTGCGGCTCAGGCAGAAAATATAAAAAATGCTGCCTGCATAAAACAATTAGTCAATCTGTCGTCAAGTCATTAAATGAAGCGGAATTATCCACCCTCTCGGCGATTAAACGTTTCTTTACGATTGAAATTCCCGAGGCAGAGCTGCCAATAAGCGCCCATAACTTAACAGAAAATATGCGCCAGTTTGTCGCAGCACGCCTTGAGCAAATCTTGCTTGAATTAAGAAAAGAAAACAAGAATGCCGAGCACCTGCAATTTTTAAATAGTGAGCTTTATCAGCTTTATTTACAAGGTCCATCGTATGCTTCCTTCCGACTTAAGAAGCTGACATATGAAGGGATAATCTTTGAAAGACCAACGAAAACCCAAGCAAAAGATCGACTGTGCAAGGCAGAGCTTTCACTCTTAAAGACGGTTGCTTCTGCCAACTTATCTGCTTTTCTAGCCGTTCCAAATGAATCAATTGATTATGAGGCTATGAGAGTGTTAACGGAATTTGGCTATGCAAGCCTGTTGCACGGCTTTACAGATGATGACAACATCAGTGGTGGAAAAATGATTGTCGATGCAACAAACACACTTGTCGGCTGGGAGCTTCTCAAAGATACCGACTCAACAAGCACTACCGTCCATACGTTTCCAATAAGACGAGAAACTGCCCCACCTCTAGATTTCACTACGAAAGTAGATTGGGCACACTATCAATACCTCAACAAGAGCTCTATTCACACCTTAACAACTGTTCATACCCAAGAAGCCTATATTGAAAGCAGTCAGCTTGAACCTCACTGCTATTGCTCACTCGCGACAAGCCTGTTAGGTGTGCTTGAACAGGAGCTTCGTGAAGTGATTACCTTAAACGAGCAATGGAACACAGGAGCCCGCTTATTATGGCGCGACTTGCAAGATTATTTGAAATACCGTACTCTCCCTTACATTTCCGACAATGTCCCTTACTTATATGAACAATTGACCGAAATCACGACCATTCGTAAGCAGGCACTCTACGGCGAACGGATTGATGCCTCCGAATACTCCCTTATTCATGACCTCGCTTTTTCCCAAGGTTTATTAGCAAGCCTTTCAAAATGGAAGGAGCATTACTACTCCAACATCACTGCCATAAGCGTATAA
- a CDS encoding N-acetyltransferase — protein sequence MKLSKAVVTDIEPIFDMIASYAKEGLLLPRTKLSLYENIQCMTVAKEAGEVVGCGGLHVLGHDLAEIRSLVVAPNQKGKGTGKAIVEKLMEEAASLGVEHVFSMTYQVGFFEKCNFELVENKDQMPEKIWKDCLKCPKLRNCDENAMIRRTTAIVSVPSKRFASM from the coding sequence ATGAAATTATCGAAAGCCGTCGTGACGGATATTGAGCCGATTTTTGATATGATTGCTTCTTATGCAAAGGAAGGCTTGCTGCTTCCGCGTACAAAGCTGTCACTCTATGAAAATATACAATGTATGACAGTCGCAAAAGAAGCGGGTGAAGTGGTTGGCTGCGGCGGCCTTCATGTCCTCGGCCATGACCTTGCTGAAATTCGCTCGCTCGTTGTGGCCCCGAACCAAAAGGGCAAAGGAACAGGAAAAGCAATCGTTGAGAAGCTGATGGAGGAAGCGGCATCTCTTGGTGTTGAACACGTCTTCTCAATGACCTATCAAGTCGGTTTCTTTGAAAAATGTAACTTCGAGCTTGTGGAAAACAAAGACCAGATGCCAGAGAAGATTTGGAAAGACTGCTTGAAATGCCCGAAGCTTCGCAACTGTGATGAAAACGCAATGATTCGCCGCACAACTGCGATTGTTTCCGTGCCATCAAAGCGATTTGCGAGTATGTAG
- the proB gene encoding glutamate 5-kinase encodes MTKKRIVVKIGSSSLTNEKGGLSEEKLTEHVEALAKLKHAGHEVVLISSGAVAAGFTDLGYPLRPITIAGKQAAAAVGQGLLMQGYTDKFKHHHIVTAQMLLTRHNFNQKEQYSNAYNALSELLKRRVLPIINENDSVAVDELTFGDNDMLSALVAGMVHADMLIILTDVNGLYDKNPKTNSDAKKYAFLPMLDQHLFNEASSDSSSGLGTGGMKSKIEAAQTALSVGISTFIGTGSGADKLLDILQGKGDGTYIGNAAQPHVNNTKQWVSLHSDVKGMIVVDDGAKEALLLRGKSLLAAGIVDIKGEFVPGDVVEVADEQLKPFGKGQVNYSNTELKTIKGLSSDEAKQLVERASNVVIHRNQWVERGREQVLK; translated from the coding sequence ATGACGAAAAAGCGAATCGTCGTCAAAATCGGAAGCAGTTCACTTACAAATGAAAAAGGTGGCTTATCAGAAGAAAAGCTAACAGAGCATGTTGAAGCACTTGCTAAATTAAAGCATGCAGGGCATGAAGTTGTATTGATTTCATCTGGTGCAGTTGCGGCTGGTTTTACAGACCTTGGTTATCCGTTGCGACCAATTACAATCGCAGGCAAGCAGGCGGCCGCAGCGGTCGGGCAGGGTCTATTGATGCAGGGCTATACCGACAAGTTCAAGCATCATCACATTGTAACAGCGCAAATGCTGTTAACGCGGCACAATTTTAATCAGAAGGAACAATACAGCAATGCTTATAATGCATTATCTGAGCTGTTGAAGCGGCGGGTGCTGCCCATTATTAATGAAAATGATTCGGTTGCAGTTGATGAGCTGACATTCGGTGACAATGATATGCTGTCAGCGCTTGTTGCCGGCATGGTTCACGCGGATATGCTGATTATTTTAACGGATGTCAATGGCTTATATGATAAGAACCCAAAAACAAATTCTGATGCGAAAAAATACGCATTTCTTCCTATGTTAGATCAGCACTTATTCAATGAAGCGTCCAGTGATTCTTCATCAGGTCTAGGCACAGGCGGAATGAAGTCGAAGATTGAAGCGGCGCAAACAGCACTTTCTGTCGGGATAAGCACCTTTATCGGAACGGGGAGCGGAGCGGATAAGCTGCTCGATATTCTTCAAGGAAAAGGGGATGGCACGTATATCGGCAATGCTGCTCAGCCGCATGTCAATAACACAAAGCAGTGGGTTAGCCTTCACTCCGACGTTAAAGGGATGATCGTTGTCGATGATGGCGCGAAAGAAGCGCTGCTGCTGCGGGGGAAAAGCCTTCTCGCCGCCGGGATTGTCGACATTAAAGGTGAATTTGTGCCAGGTGATGTCGTGGAAGTTGCAGATGAACAGCTCAAGCCATTCGGTAAAGGGCAAGTGAATTATTCAAATACAGAACTTAAGACAATTAAAGGCTTATCAAGCGATGAAGCGAAGCAGCTTGTCGAACGCGCAAGCAATGTTGTCATTCATCGTAATCAATGGGTAGAGCGGGGAAGGGAGCAGGTGTTGAAATGA
- a CDS encoding sporulation protein — MRHSKHVVKQKAVLKKVMTRYFGTMKVDTVLNRETVVPGEELSGEVHLKSVSSLKKVDIIVLSIMQQFMVREDRFDNLPLKTIEIQLTEEQKQEKQVQIPFSFELPAHTPHTSKRYKCWLQTDVNVPNKVDPRDMDGLHVTQHPYVQTVDRVFTEVLQFQNTQRNEVIYYIHLDNNKYDKTWLYGPTPSHIQNQVERHPLYPLLSKRDVPFVQEFEYRPSPHFAEKYKEVELVYDFTDDGVDIYAELQFLPRGELSKEEYFRMKALDRDEVIHCMSFTHEEIDNEELIAERFLKLLEGAEPPEELR; from the coding sequence ATGCGACATTCAAAGCACGTTGTCAAACAGAAAGCTGTTCTAAAAAAAGTAATGACCCGCTATTTCGGAACGATGAAAGTTGATACTGTATTAAACAGAGAAACGGTAGTTCCCGGCGAGGAGCTTAGCGGAGAGGTTCACTTAAAGAGTGTCAGCTCGTTAAAGAAAGTCGATATAATCGTCCTGTCAATTATGCAGCAATTTATGGTGCGTGAAGACCGGTTCGATAACCTTCCACTTAAAACGATAGAAATTCAATTAACAGAAGAACAAAAGCAAGAAAAACAAGTGCAAATTCCTTTTTCATTCGAGCTCCCGGCTCATACGCCGCACACATCGAAAAGATACAAATGCTGGCTGCAAACTGATGTCAACGTTCCGAACAAAGTTGACCCGCGTGATATGGATGGCCTGCATGTAACACAGCACCCATATGTCCAAACAGTCGACCGGGTCTTTACCGAAGTCCTGCAGTTTCAAAATACACAGCGCAATGAAGTCATTTATTATATTCACCTCGATAATAATAAATATGACAAAACATGGCTGTATGGCCCGACGCCATCACATATCCAAAACCAAGTCGAACGCCACCCGCTGTATCCATTGCTTTCTAAACGGGACGTGCCTTTTGTTCAAGAATTTGAATATCGGCCTTCCCCTCATTTTGCGGAAAAGTACAAAGAAGTGGAATTGGTTTATGACTTCACAGATGATGGCGTAGACATTTATGCGGAGCTCCAATTCCTGCCCCGCGGTGAGCTTAGCAAGGAAGAATATTTCCGAATGAAAGCGCTCGACCGTGATGAAGTGATTCACTGTATGTCCTTTACGCATGAGGAGATTGATAACGAGGAATTAATTGCTGAAAGATTTCTAAAGCTGCTTGAAGGGGCTGAACCGCCAGAAGAGTTGCGTTAG
- a CDS encoding EamA family transporter, with product MNRDTLLIALGAILWGIIGIFVQGLLTYGFTPLEITALRVVSASLLILCYLLVKNKQKLKIHWQDTRYFIGTGILSIVFFNWCLFTAMRETSIAVASILLYTAPAFVTVLSRFFFKEWLTPRKITALLVTFIGCAFVIGVAPYGVSSISTAGLLAGLGAGFGYALYSIFGKFALAKYDSYTVTAFTFFTAAVFLLPLTQLWTKANTLADPLVWVYVLGLGLFSTVLAFLLYTTGLSRIESSRASIVATIEPVTAALVSVIIFQEQLNLWQVAGIGMVLSAVILVQERKRRSL from the coding sequence ATGAATCGTGATACCCTGCTGATTGCGCTCGGCGCGATACTTTGGGGAATAATCGGCATATTTGTACAAGGATTGCTTACATATGGGTTCACACCGCTTGAAATCACGGCATTGCGTGTGGTCAGTGCATCACTTTTGATCCTATGCTATTTGTTAGTTAAAAATAAACAAAAGCTAAAAATCCACTGGCAGGATACGCGTTATTTTATCGGTACGGGCATTTTAAGTATCGTTTTTTTCAATTGGTGTTTATTTACGGCCATGCGCGAGACATCGATTGCTGTTGCAAGCATTCTTTTGTATACAGCTCCAGCTTTTGTAACGGTCCTGTCACGCTTTTTCTTCAAGGAATGGCTGACACCGCGAAAGATCACGGCCTTGCTGGTCACCTTCATTGGCTGTGCGTTTGTGATCGGTGTTGCGCCATATGGGGTTTCGTCCATTTCAACAGCCGGCCTGCTCGCAGGGCTTGGGGCAGGCTTCGGCTATGCACTCTATAGCATCTTCGGAAAGTTTGCTCTTGCAAAATATGATTCTTACACAGTGACAGCTTTTACATTTTTCACTGCGGCTGTCTTTTTATTGCCGCTTACACAGCTTTGGACGAAAGCAAATACCTTAGCAGACCCGCTCGTTTGGGTGTATGTGCTTGGGCTTGGCTTGTTCTCAACGGTGCTCGCTTTTCTGCTCTATACGACAGGTCTTTCACGGATTGAATCGAGCCGTGCTTCGATTGTGGCGACGATTGAACCTGTGACAGCTGCACTTGTTAGCGTCATTATTTTTCAAGAACAGTTAAATCTTTGGCAGGTTGCAGGCATTGGAATGGTCCTTTCAGCCGTTATTCTTGTGCAAGAACGAAAAAGGAGAAGCTTATGA
- a CDS encoding catalase has product MSNEHKGSKKDKQLEQFRTDDEGKKLTTNQGLKMSEDEFSLKAGERGPTLMEDFHFREKMTHFDHERIPERIVHARGYAAHGEFQPYDDAMKEFTKAKFLTDPTVTTPVFVRFSTVAGSKGSSETVRDVRGFATKFYTEEGNFDLVGNNIPVFFIQDAIKFPDLVHALKPEPHNGMPQAASAHDTFWDFIANNQESAHMAMWAMSDRAIPRSFRMMEGFGVHTFRFVNEQGQAHFIKFHWKPVLGTHSLVWDEAQKLSGKDADFHRRDLYEAIEGGDYPEFELGVQIIKEEDEFQFDFDVLDPTKIWPEEDVPVTIIGKMTLNRNVDNVFSETEQVAFHPGHVVPGIDFSNDPLLQGRLFSYTDTQISRLGGPNFHELPINRPVCPFHNNQRDGMHRMTVNKGQVSYHKNSLANNTPEPASEAEGGYAHYQEKVEGHKVRSRSESFKDHFSQAKLFWNSMSEPEKDHIIQAFSFELGKVKSKSVQQQVVDMFANVSLDLARGFAKNIGAVPPEEGGSSVTKSSPALSQENTKKKPATRKVGVIIGNDFNGEDVTQVLAALKAEGVNPEVVSDELGTLKASNGAELEVDHTFLTGESVLFDALYVVGDKEQSKKFKHDAFYFINEAFSHFKPIGATHEGKAWLEEAGISNSPGVVQGEDMKDFALKFTEAIAEHRHWERQVV; this is encoded by the coding sequence TTGAGTAATGAGCACAAAGGGAGCAAGAAGGACAAGCAGTTAGAGCAATTTCGGACGGATGATGAAGGAAAGAAGCTAACGACCAATCAAGGCTTGAAGATGTCGGAGGATGAATTTTCGCTTAAAGCTGGTGAGCGCGGCCCGACGTTAATGGAGGATTTTCATTTTCGTGAAAAGATGACTCACTTTGACCACGAGCGCATCCCTGAACGGATTGTTCACGCGCGCGGATATGCGGCACATGGGGAGTTCCAGCCGTATGATGATGCGATGAAGGAGTTCACAAAGGCGAAATTCTTAACAGACCCAACCGTGACAACCCCAGTGTTCGTTCGTTTTTCAACAGTTGCAGGTTCGAAAGGTTCGTCTGAAACAGTTCGTGATGTGCGTGGGTTTGCGACGAAGTTTTATACGGAAGAAGGGAACTTTGATTTAGTTGGAAACAATATTCCGGTCTTTTTCATTCAAGATGCAATTAAATTCCCTGATTTAGTGCATGCATTAAAGCCTGAGCCTCATAATGGAATGCCGCAGGCTGCTTCTGCGCATGATACATTTTGGGATTTTATTGCAAATAATCAAGAGTCAGCACATATGGCGATGTGGGCAATGTCTGACCGAGCGATTCCACGGAGCTTCCGAATGATGGAAGGGTTCGGTGTGCATACGTTCCGGTTTGTGAATGAGCAGGGACAAGCTCATTTTATTAAGTTCCATTGGAAGCCTGTATTAGGCACGCATTCGCTCGTTTGGGATGAAGCGCAAAAGCTATCAGGGAAAGATGCTGATTTCCATCGCCGTGATTTGTATGAAGCGATTGAGGGCGGCGACTATCCTGAGTTCGAATTAGGTGTACAAATCATTAAAGAAGAAGACGAATTTCAATTTGATTTCGATGTGCTTGATCCGACGAAAATTTGGCCAGAAGAAGACGTACCTGTAACGATTATCGGGAAGATGACATTGAACCGGAATGTCGATAACGTCTTTTCTGAGACAGAACAAGTAGCCTTCCATCCAGGGCATGTCGTTCCTGGCATTGATTTTTCAAATGATCCGCTTCTACAAGGGCGTCTGTTCTCTTATACGGATACACAGATCAGCCGTCTCGGTGGCCCGAACTTTCATGAATTGCCGATTAACCGTCCTGTTTGCCCGTTCCATAATAATCAGCGAGATGGGATGCACAGAATGACGGTTAATAAAGGACAAGTAAGCTATCATAAGAATTCTCTTGCGAATAACACACCAGAGCCTGCAAGCGAGGCAGAAGGTGGGTATGCGCATTATCAAGAAAAAGTCGAAGGGCACAAAGTACGGAGCAGAAGTGAAAGCTTCAAAGACCATTTCTCACAAGCGAAATTGTTCTGGAATAGCATGAGCGAGCCAGAGAAAGACCATATCATCCAAGCATTCAGCTTTGAACTCGGCAAGGTAAAGAGTAAATCTGTTCAGCAGCAGGTTGTTGATATGTTCGCAAATGTCAGCCTTGATTTGGCGAGAGGGTTTGCGAAGAATATCGGAGCTGTGCCTCCAGAAGAAGGCGGCTCAAGTGTTACAAAATCATCACCAGCGCTAAGTCAGGAAAATACGAAGAAAAAGCCTGCAACACGTAAGGTTGGCGTTATTATCGGAAATGACTTCAATGGTGAAGATGTAACGCAAGTGTTGGCTGCACTGAAGGCAGAAGGGGTCAATCCGGAAGTTGTGAGCGACGAGCTTGGCACATTGAAAGCCTCGAACGGAGCAGAGCTTGAAGTCGACCATACTTTCCTAACAGGTGAATCTGTCTTATTTGATGCGTTGTATGTCGTCGGTGATAAGGAACAAAGTAAGAAATTCAAGCATGACGCCTTCTATTTCATCAATGAAGCCTTCTCACACTTTAAGCCAATCGGTGCGACACATGAAGGGAAGGCATGGCTAGAAGAAGCAGGTATTTCAAACAGCCCTGGTGTCGTCCAAGGTGAGGATATGAAGGATTTTGCACTGAAATTTACAGAGGCAATTGCTGAACACCGCCACTGGGAGCGTCAAGTCGTATAA
- a CDS encoding RDD family protein, producing MEQYGGFWRRFAASFIDGIILLIPTELINFILFMMIVGGDVSSFIAYETGQDLSMYWGFEAIALTLTTIVNVIYFAKLHSSSWQATLGKRMLGMKVTTVEGERISFGRAVGRYFAMILSAIPLMIGFMLAGWTKKKRALHDFVAGTVVIRTR from the coding sequence ATGGAACAATATGGAGGTTTTTGGCGGCGGTTTGCCGCAAGCTTTATCGATGGCATCATTTTGTTAATTCCGACGGAGCTGATTAATTTCATTTTGTTTATGATGATTGTCGGCGGTGATGTGAGCTCATTTATTGCTTATGAAACAGGGCAAGACTTGTCAATGTATTGGGGATTTGAGGCCATTGCGCTGACATTAACGACGATTGTGAACGTCATTTACTTTGCGAAGCTGCACAGCTCAAGCTGGCAGGCAACACTCGGCAAACGAATGCTAGGAATGAAAGTAACGACAGTAGAAGGAGAGCGTATCAGCTTCGGCCGCGCGGTTGGGCGTTATTTTGCAATGATTCTATCAGCCATTCCACTTATGATTGGCTTTATGCTTGCAGGCTGGACGAAGAAAAAACGTGCCCTGCATGACTTTGTTGCAGGTACGGTTGTGATAAGAACGAGATAA
- the sda gene encoding sporulation histidine kinase inhibitor Sda gives MTKEVKVIVEKMSDKLLVETYEEAQKCEVDERFLQLLEEELVKRELIELEEMN, from the coding sequence ATGACGAAAGAAGTGAAAGTAATCGTGGAAAAGATGTCTGATAAGCTGTTGGTTGAGACATATGAAGAAGCACAAAAATGTGAAGTGGATGAACGATTTCTTCAGCTGTTAGAAGAAGAGTTAGTAAAGAGGGAATTAATTGAACTAGAGGAAATGAATTAA
- a CDS encoding IseA DL-endopeptidase inhibitor family protein, producing the protein MFQRMLLVGMMLIVVTACSTQMQGAAQQSKKGPSDAEITALLASANEHYYYVLSGGNLAGKIEETAYNGTPYRYLGDDLSTLAKVQKYLEETFTPETANQILTELKIVEIASRAAQPNADGGSLLDWNRAKLDVISANETSIIYHATVPLGDTGESVEEEVTIQHLDGAGWRVSMGVK; encoded by the coding sequence ATGTTTCAGAGAATGCTTTTAGTAGGGATGATGCTGATTGTTGTAACTGCATGCAGTACGCAAATGCAAGGTGCAGCACAGCAATCGAAGAAAGGACCGAGTGATGCAGAAATCACAGCACTATTAGCAAGTGCTAACGAGCATTATTACTATGTACTAAGCGGCGGCAATCTAGCTGGAAAAATAGAAGAAACGGCGTATAACGGAACGCCGTACCGCTATTTAGGCGATGATCTAAGCACGCTTGCGAAGGTCCAGAAATATTTAGAGGAAACGTTCACACCTGAAACAGCAAATCAGATTTTGACAGAGTTAAAAATCGTCGAAATCGCCTCACGCGCTGCTCAGCCGAATGCTGATGGCGGAAGCTTGCTTGATTGGAATCGTGCCAAGCTTGACGTGATTTCAGCGAATGAAACGAGCATCATCTATCATGCAACCGTTCCTCTTGGGGATACAGGCGAAAGCGTGGAAGAGGAAGTGACGATCCAACATCTCGACGGTGCAGGATGGCGGGTGTCCATGGGCGTTAAATAA
- a CDS encoding glutamate-5-semialdehyde dehydrogenase produces the protein MTNVTAKSSELIEKAKLLQQVSGEMAVKSTDEKNEALHVIADELIAQTDFILHENEKDLQAGKEKGISESLLDRLALSKERIADMADALKQLTELADPIDEVITEWTRPNGLQIKQVRVPLGVIGMIYEARPNVTVDATSLCLKTGNAVLLRGSSSAAYSNQALVSVIHAALEKSALPKEAVQLLHDTSRETASEMFKLNEYLDVLIPRGGAGLIKTVVQNASVPVLETGVGNCHVYLDESAKEDMGVAIAVNAKTQRPSVCNAAESILVHEAWAEKHLAALVAALQEKNVEIRGCEKATQLVDGLIPATEEDWGTEFLDYIVSLKVVTNVQGAVAHINQYGTKHTEAIVSETAENVDYFFKRVDAAALYHNASTRFTDGFEFGFGAEIGISTQKLHARGPMGLPALTSAKYVVEGTGQLK, from the coding sequence ATGACAAATGTAACAGCAAAGAGCAGTGAATTAATTGAAAAAGCAAAGCTTCTACAGCAAGTGAGCGGGGAAATGGCTGTCAAATCAACGGATGAGAAAAACGAAGCGTTACACGTTATCGCAGACGAGCTAATCGCCCAAACGGATTTTATTTTACATGAAAATGAAAAGGACTTACAGGCTGGGAAAGAAAAAGGCATTAGTGAATCATTGTTAGACCGATTGGCACTGTCGAAGGAACGGATTGCGGATATGGCCGATGCGTTGAAGCAGTTAACAGAGCTTGCTGACCCAATCGATGAAGTAATCACGGAGTGGACGCGGCCAAATGGCTTACAAATAAAGCAGGTACGCGTGCCGCTCGGTGTGATTGGAATGATCTATGAAGCACGCCCGAATGTAACGGTAGACGCAACAAGCCTTTGCTTAAAAACAGGAAATGCCGTCTTGCTGCGCGGAAGCTCTTCCGCTGCATATTCGAACCAGGCGCTTGTCAGTGTCATTCATGCGGCACTTGAGAAATCAGCTCTTCCGAAAGAAGCGGTTCAGCTGTTACATGATACAAGCAGGGAAACAGCATCCGAAATGTTCAAGCTGAATGAGTACTTGGATGTGCTCATTCCACGCGGCGGGGCAGGTCTTATTAAAACGGTTGTCCAAAATGCCAGTGTACCAGTATTAGAAACAGGTGTCGGCAACTGTCACGTTTATCTTGATGAATCAGCAAAAGAGGATATGGGGGTTGCAATTGCTGTCAACGCAAAGACACAGCGCCCATCTGTTTGTAACGCTGCCGAAAGTATTCTCGTGCATGAAGCATGGGCTGAGAAACATTTAGCAGCACTTGTTGCCGCATTACAAGAAAAGAACGTTGAAATCCGCGGCTGTGAGAAAGCGACACAGCTTGTAGACGGTCTTATCCCAGCGACGGAAGAGGACTGGGGAACAGAATTTCTAGACTATATCGTTTCATTGAAAGTTGTCACGAATGTTCAAGGTGCTGTCGCGCATATCAATCAATATGGTACAAAGCATACCGAGGCGATCGTCTCTGAAACAGCAGAAAACGTTGATTATTTCTTCAAACGCGTCGATGCTGCTGCGCTTTATCATAACGCATCAACCCGCTTCACCGACGGATTTGAATTCGGGTTCGGCGCAGAAATTGGGATCAGCACGCAAAAGCTCCATGCCCGCGGACCGATGGGACTGCCAGCGCTAACATCCGCAAAGTATGTTGTGGAGGGCACAGGTCAATTAAAGTAA
- a CDS encoding alanine/glycine:cation symporter family protein, with protein MEILEKILGELNTFLWTYVLIAVLIGLGLYFTFRTKFVQFRLFGEMIKVLSDNPGSDSDKSVSSFQAFSISTASRVGTGNMAGVGTAIAAGGPGAVFWMWLIALIGAATSFVESTLAQVYKERDEDGYFRGGPAYYMEKALGKRWMGIIFSILLTLCYGLVFNALQANTITLAFENAFGINRFMLGIVIMVFSALIIFGGLKRIANFTQIVVPVMALIYIVIALIVVVMNITMIPDLISTIVLHAFGIQEIAGGGLGAAVMMGIKRGLFSNEAGMGSVPNAAATADVSHPVKQGLIQTLGVFVDTIVLCSATAFIIILAGNYTGDLTGIELLQEALDIHIGGWASYLIAVAILLFAFSSIIGNYYYGESNILFVNSNKGLMFFYRAAVLAMVLWGSVVGIDIVWSLADLFMGSMAIINLIAITLLGKIAFHTLDDYMKQKKAGKDPSFHIDNVKGLKNVDCWGEKGSKQHSN; from the coding sequence ATGGAAATACTTGAAAAGATTCTAGGCGAATTGAACACTTTCTTATGGACGTATGTCTTAATTGCCGTTCTAATTGGGTTAGGGCTTTATTTTACGTTCCGCACAAAGTTTGTGCAATTTCGTTTGTTTGGTGAAATGATTAAGGTGCTTTCTGACAATCCCGGAAGTGACAGCGACAAAAGCGTGTCCTCCTTCCAAGCGTTCTCAATCAGTACGGCTTCTCGTGTTGGTACGGGGAATATGGCAGGTGTCGGGACAGCCATCGCTGCAGGCGGACCTGGTGCGGTGTTCTGGATGTGGCTGATTGCGTTAATTGGGGCTGCGACAAGCTTTGTTGAGAGTACCCTTGCGCAAGTGTATAAGGAAAGAGATGAAGACGGCTATTTCCGAGGCGGTCCTGCGTATTACATGGAAAAAGCACTCGGCAAGCGCTGGATGGGGATTATCTTTTCGATACTGTTAACACTTTGTTATGGGCTTGTGTTCAACGCCCTGCAAGCGAATACCATTACACTAGCATTTGAAAATGCATTCGGCATCAACCGCTTTATGCTTGGTATTGTTATTATGGTGTTTTCTGCACTCATTATTTTTGGCGGTTTGAAACGGATTGCAAACTTCACCCAAATCGTTGTACCGGTAATGGCGTTAATTTATATTGTGATTGCGCTTATCGTTGTTGTGATGAACATTACGATGATTCCTGATTTAATTAGTACGATTGTGTTACATGCTTTCGGTATTCAAGAAATTGCTGGCGGCGGACTTGGAGCTGCCGTTATGATGGGGATTAAACGTGGTCTCTTCTCCAACGAGGCTGGTATGGGTAGTGTGCCGAACGCGGCTGCAACTGCGGATGTCAGTCACCCTGTTAAGCAAGGACTTATTCAAACACTCGGTGTTTTCGTTGATACGATCGTTCTTTGTTCAGCAACAGCATTTATTATTATCCTCGCCGGCAATTATACAGGCGACCTGACTGGAATTGAACTGCTTCAGGAAGCGCTTGATATCCACATCGGCGGCTGGGCAAGCTATTTGATCGCAGTTGCCATTCTATTATTTGCGTTCAGCTCTATTATCGGAAACTACTATTACGGGGAATCGAACATTCTCTTTGTGAATTCAAACAAAGGGTTGATGTTCTTCTATCGTGCGGCAGTGCTTGCGATGGTATTATGGGGCTCTGTCGTTGGGATTGATATCGTCTGGAGCTTAGCGGACTTATTCATGGGCTCGATGGCCATTATCAACTTAATTGCGATCACCCTGCTCGGTAAAATTGCTTTCCATACACTTGATGACTATATGAAGCAAAAGAAAGCCGGCAAAGACCCATCCTTCCATATTGATAATGTAAAAGGATTAAAAAACGTGGACTGCTGGGGAGAAAAAGGAAGCAAGCAACATTCAAATTAA